From the genome of Coleofasciculaceae cyanobacterium:
TAATTGAGGGTTGAATCCCTTCGGTTGGTTCATCTAAAACGAGTAAGCGTGGTTTGCCCATCAAAGCACGGGCGATCGCTAATTGCTGCTGTTGTCCCCCGCTCAAGTCTCCTCCCATACGAGACAGCATGGTTTTAAGTACGGGAAATAGCTCAAATATTTCTTCAGGGATAGATTCTTGGCTTTTTCTGCCTTGGGGACGAGCTTCTAAACCTAATAAAAGATTATCTTTGACTGAAACACGAGGGATAATTTCTCTTCCCTGGGGGACATAACCAATACCTAATTTTGCCCGACGATCTGGCGTTAATTTGGTAATAAAGCGATCGCTAAAAAATATATCTCCTGTACGGGGTGATAATAACCCCATAATTGTTTTTAGCAGAGTTGTCTTGCCGACTCCGTTGCGCCCAATCAAACAAACCATCTGTCCCGCCGGAATACTCAGATCGACATTTCTTAAGATATGACTTTCGCCATAGTAAACATTAAGATTTGATACCTGCAACATCAAATCTGTTGACTGTCGATCGCTAATTATTGATTCTGTAATAACCATTTACTTACTACTTACTACTTGTGAGACAGTTGCGTTGCCCTAAAGGACTAGCTTCGCGTCGCGGAGGTTCCCTCCGTTGAGAAGGGCGCGTCGCCTGTGGTTTCCCAGGCGTTTATGCCGCCCGTCAAACTGTCGAACCCGAAGGGCTACTTGCTACTTATTCTGGTGTTTCTCCCAAATACACCTCAATTACTCGAGGGTCATTTTGTACCTGTTCCATTTTGCCTTCACAAAGTAATGTTCCCTGATGCAATACGGTTACTTTATCATTGGCAATTTGGCGGACAAACTCCATGTCATGTTCGATCGCCACAATAGAATGGCTTTGGGCAAGAGAAAGTAATAATGCCCCCACGTTTTCGGTTTCTTCATCGGTTAATCCTGCTGCGGGTTCATCTACTAATAATAAGTCGGGAGATTGCGCTACCAACATACCAATTTCTAGGCGTTGCTTTTCTCCATGAGATAGCAAATTTGCCAACAGGTTAGCTTTAGTATCTAAACCGATTGTTTCTAATAAGCCCCCAACAGTTCTTTTTTCACTACCATTAGCACGACCAAATAAAGTAGGAAAAACATTTTTATTGCGGTTACAAACTAAATCTAAATTTTCTCTAACGGTTAGATTTAGATATACTCTAGGAGTTTGAAATTTGCGCCCAATGCCCATCCGAGCTATTTTATATTCGGGGATTTTTTGGAGATTTTTACCTTTAAATAATACTCTACCTTTTGTCGGTTGAACTTTCCCGGTAATCACATCTAAAAAAGTAGTTTTACCTGCACCGTTTGGTCCGATAATTACCCGTAGTTCTCCCGCATCCAAACTAAAATTTAAATTATTAAGAGCCTTAAAACCATCAAAGCTTACCGTTAAATCCTCAATTTCTAAGATTTTACTCATGATTATTTTTTCGCTATTGTTTCTCTTTCCTGCTGAAGTTCAGGATCTTCGACTAAACTAGGATAGGTAGCTAATTTAGGCTGAAGTCCCAAAAGCGATCGCAATCGAATCCAGCCATGATTTATCCACCAGCCGACAATGCCATCAGGTAATACCGTCACCACAATCAGGAATAGCGCACCCTGGAAAAATAGCCAAATTTCGGGAAAACTTTCACTTAAAAAGGTTTGAGCCAGCCTCACTAACAACGTACCGATAATCGCGCCAATTAGCGTCCCCCTGCCTCCTACTGCCACCCAAATTACCATCTCAATCGAGAAAGCAACCTGCATAATGCTGGGGGTAATAATCCCTGTTTGAACTGTGTACAATGCCCCAGCGATACCGGCGATCGCGCCAGAGATGGCAAAGACTAAAACTTTATATCCCGTAGGATCGTAACCCGAAAATCTTACCCTAGTCTCATCATCGCGAATGGCTTTGAGTAGCCTACCAAAACGCCCGCTAGTCAACCATCGACACAGCAGATAAATTAACAATAAAGAGATGACGGTCAGAATATAAAAAGTACGTTGAACTCCAGGAGAACTAACTAGAAAACCAAAGATTTTTTCGGTATCAGTTTTTAAGCCATTGGTACCGTTGATTATTTCTTGTTGACCATTGAAAAAATTAAAGAAAACTAGCAAAGCTGCTTGAGTCAAAATTGAGAAATAAACTCCTTTAATTCGATTACGAAATACCAAATAGCCAATCAAAGCTGCAACTATTCCAGGAATAATAATTAAAGCTAAGATAGTAAACGGAAACGAATAAAAAGGTTGCCAAACCCACGGTAGTTCATTGACTCCATAAAGCGTAAAAAACTCTGGTAACTGCCCTTCAGGTATTTGCAAATTGAGGTGCATCGTCAGGGCATAACCACCTAGGGCAAAGAAAATACCATGACCCAGACTCAGTAAGCCAGTATAGCCCCAAATTAGATCGATACCTAAAGCGACAATTGCCAAAGAGAGAAAACGACCAACTAAGCGCAGTCTAAAAGCAGGTATAACAATCGGCAAAATGACCGCAAAAACAACAATTAAAGCGATAATTATCCCCGTTTCACTTAGTTTGTTTCTGCGTTGCCTCTGCTTAATTTCAAGACCAGTTTCATTACTCATAACTAATTACTCGTTACTTGTGCTTGATTAATTACAGTTCTGCTGTTCTACCTTTTTGAGGGAATAGCCCCGCAGGTTTGATTTGGAGGAAAATAATAATTAAGGCAAACACCATCACCTTTGCCATGCTGCTGGTGGCAAAGAACAAAAAGAAATCTACCAGGGGTTGCGGCGCGCTGATTGTAGTCAAGAACAAAGCTAAAGATCCCGAACCAATAAGATAATTAAAAATTCCAATGCCCAATGCTGCTATAACAGCACCGAGAAGGTTACCAACACCGCCTACTACCACCACCATAAAAGTATCAATAATATAGTTTTGTCCTGTATTTGGTCCTACCGAACCGAGCAAACTAACGGCGCAGCCAGCAATTCCTGCTAGTCCCGAACCTAAAGCGAAGGTTAGAGCATCAACTTTCGCTGTGGGAATACCCAAACAAGAACTCATGGTGCGATTTTGAGTAACGGAGCGAATTCTTAAGCCCCAGGAAGAACGCTGCAAAAACCAATACACAGCAATCAGACAAAGGATAGTTAAAGCGATGATAAACAGACGCACATAAGGCATCTGAAAGCCAAATACTTCTACTCCTCCCCGTAACCAAGCAGGGGCAGTAACATCGACGTTTCTGGCACTAAACCAGGCATTAGTCAAAGCTGAATTTTGGCTGAATAAAAAGTACAAGGCGATCGCCACTGCTCCACTCAGAGGTAATAACAAACCGACAGTCTTTGTCCTCATTGTTTCCCAATCAGCACGACGTTTGATTAACTGCATTCCGCCAAAAAACAACAGACAGAAAATGAAAATTGAGATGATTAAAAGCCAGTTAACACTGCGGACAAACTGCTGTAAAATTAAGCTAACGCCCCAGGTAGCCAGTAGAGTTTCTAAGGGTCTGCCGTAGAGAAAGCGAATTGCCCCTCGTTCCAAAATTAAGCCGACGATCGCAGAAACAATAAAGGCGATCGGAATCGCCACAATAATATAAAAACTGAACCAAGGTTCGCCCAGCGGTTTAAAAACATTTTGAACCACAAAAGTGGCATAAGCCCCCAGCATCATCAATTCGCCATGAGCCAGGTTAATCACTCCCATGAGTCCAAAGACAATTGCCAGACCTAACGCTGCAATCAATAAGACCGAACCAATACTGATTCCGTTAAATAAACCTTCAATTAATGTAGACACATTCTTTAATTGCTAGTTGTTGCCTTTTGGTAGCTAGCGACTGACAACCAGCTACTTGCTTTAATCAATTAAGCCCTATGCTTCTTTATACTTTCCACCCTTGTTAGGATCGGTCCAGTCACAGGCAAAACCTTTAGTTTCTTTGACATACTGGTTCCAGGGGATCGGCTCTAAAGGTCCTTCGGTAGACCAAACAATGTCAAATAGCCCGTCTTCTCTGACTTCTCCAATACGCACTGTTTTGGAAATATGATGATTGGGCTGCATTGTCACCTGACCTTCTGGCGCAGCAAACTTTTGACCTACTGCTGCTGCTCTAACTGGCTCTAAATCGATAGTACCAGCCTTTTCCACCGCTTGCTTCCAAAGGTAAACCATAATGTAGGCAGCTTCCATAGGGTCGTTAGTTACCCTATCTTCACCATATTTTTGCTTAAACGCTGTAACAAACTGATCGTTTTGCGGATTTTCTACGGTTTGGAAATAATTCCATGACGCATAATGCCCCTGGAGGTATTCTGGACCAATTTGCTTAACTTCTTCTTCGGCAACACTAACGGACATTACTGGATATTTATCAGGAGTCAATCCTGCACCCTGCATTTGTTTGAAGAAGGCGACGTTAGTATCTCCATTAAGGCTGTTAAAGATCACACCACCGTCAGGCAATGCAACTTTAATTTTAGTGATAATGGAAGTTACTTCAGTATCTCCTAAAGGTAAATAATCTTCTCCTGCAACAGTACCGCCTTTAGCTGCTAATTGTTCTTTAATAATTGTATTAGCAGTGCGAGGGAAGACATAATCAGACCCAACTAGGAAAAATTCCTTGCCTTTATTTTTTAGCAGCCAATCTACGGCTGGCTCAATTTGCTGGTTTGGTGCTGCACCTGTATAAAATACGTTTTTTGAACATTCCTGTCCTTCATATTGAACGGGATACCACAACATATGCTTTTTCGTTTCAAATACTGGCAACACCGCTTTGCGACTAGCGGATGTCCAGCAGCCAAAAACCGTAGCCACTTTATCTTGATCGATCAACTTAGCTGCTTTTTCGGCAAAGGTAGGCCAATCTGATGCCCCATCTTCTTTGATCGCGATAATCTGTTTTCCTAAAAGTCCACCAGCAGCATTAATTTCGTCAATAGCCATCATTTCTGCATCGACTACAGTAGTTTCGCTGATTGCCATCGTGCCGCTCAAAGAGTGGAGAATGCCGACTTTGATTCCGTCTGCTGCTGCTTCAGTATTAGCAGCTTCAGTAGTATTGGCAGCTTGAGTATTGGCAGCCGTATCACCACCTCCAGCATCAGCACAACCCTTCAACAAGAGACTAGCCAAGACTCCTGTTGAGCTATAAAGTAAAAATTTACGTCTTCCTAATTGTGACATTATCTTAATATTTTGAATGTATCTAAGCTTCTTTTGTTATCTGCTTTGCGCTTTGATAAGAAAAGACTAGTTGGACTTTAAAGTGAGTAATACGAATATTTTCCGTTGGGGAAAATTGTACTCTGTAATACCAAAAAAAAAGCAGCATGAGATACAAAAAAAATATCCGATTTATACTCTATGCCTAATGTGAATTAGCTTAGTCGATCAAAATCAAGAAAAAGCACAAAATCACAATTACCTAACCACGTACTGTTGTAATTGTTCGCTAAAATAATCATTTTTAACTTGCAGAAAAAATTGAGCAAGTTATTGTTGAGCTGAATAAGAATAATATTTGTAGATAGATTAATTTTTGCTTCAGATCATAAATATTTGTAGATAGATAAATAGAATCGCAGCTTTATTTGTATTATAAAGCCTGATTTACGCTTAAACTGAAAGCGATCGCAACTGTAGCTTTCGGCCAAATTTAGATTTGTTCATGTGTTTAATTGTAAATTATTGAAAAGTTATTATCAGAACAACTATCAAAGTTTAATCAAAAATTTTCTGGCGCTCGGACTAGTGTGTTTGATGCTAGTTGGTGGCTGTAGCAATATTAACAAAAATAAAATAGACGAATCAAAAATTACGACAATAACTTTCTGGCATGGTATTAATCCGCCAGAAAATCGAGAGATTTTTGACAAATTAGTCAATGAATTTAATCAAAATAATCGAGATCTTCAAGTAGAGGCATTATATATTGGTCAACCCGATGCCCAACTACCGAAAATATTAGCTGCTACAGTTAGCGATAGCCCTCCTGATATTCTTTGGTTTGTAGCGCAAATTGCGGGAAAATTAAATCAACTAGGTGCATTATTACCCTTAGAAGATTGGTTAAACAATTCAGCGGTCAAAACAGAAATAGACCCAGCTATGTTTGACTCTATGA
Proteins encoded in this window:
- the urtC gene encoding urea ABC transporter permease subunit UrtC, translated to MSNETGLEIKQRQRRNKLSETGIIIALIVVFAVILPIVIPAFRLRLVGRFLSLAIVALGIDLIWGYTGLLSLGHGIFFALGGYALTMHLNLQIPEGQLPEFFTLYGVNELPWVWQPFYSFPFTILALIIIPGIVAALIGYLVFRNRIKGVYFSILTQAALLVFFNFFNGQQEIINGTNGLKTDTEKIFGFLVSSPGVQRTFYILTVISLLLIYLLCRWLTSGRFGRLLKAIRDDETRVRFSGYDPTGYKVLVFAISGAIAGIAGALYTVQTGIITPSIMQVAFSIEMVIWVAVGGRGTLIGAIIGTLLVRLAQTFLSESFPEIWLFFQGALFLIVVTVLPDGIVGWWINHGWIRLRSLLGLQPKLATYPSLVEDPELQQERETIAKK
- the urtD gene encoding urea ABC transporter ATP-binding protein UrtD, which encodes MSKILEIEDLTVSFDGFKALNNLNFSLDAGELRVIIGPNGAGKTTFLDVITGKVQPTKGRVLFKGKNLQKIPEYKIARMGIGRKFQTPRVYLNLTVRENLDLVCNRNKNVFPTLFGRANGSEKRTVGGLLETIGLDTKANLLANLLSHGEKQRLEIGMLVAQSPDLLLVDEPAAGLTDEETENVGALLLSLAQSHSIVAIEHDMEFVRQIANDKVTVLHQGTLLCEGKMEQVQNDPRVIEVYLGETPE
- the urtA gene encoding urea ABC transporter substrate-binding protein; its protein translation is MSQLGRRKFLLYSSTGVLASLLLKGCADAGGGDTAANTQAANTTEAANTEAAADGIKVGILHSLSGTMAISETTVVDAEMMAIDEINAAGGLLGKQIIAIKEDGASDWPTFAEKAAKLIDQDKVATVFGCWTSASRKAVLPVFETKKHMLWYPVQYEGQECSKNVFYTGAAPNQQIEPAVDWLLKNKGKEFFLVGSDYVFPRTANTIIKEQLAAKGGTVAGEDYLPLGDTEVTSIITKIKVALPDGGVIFNSLNGDTNVAFFKQMQGAGLTPDKYPVMSVSVAEEEVKQIGPEYLQGHYASWNYFQTVENPQNDQFVTAFKQKYGEDRVTNDPMEAAYIMVYLWKQAVEKAGTIDLEPVRAAAVGQKFAAPEGQVTMQPNHHISKTVRIGEVREDGLFDIVWSTEGPLEPIPWNQYVKETKGFACDWTDPNKGGKYKEA
- the urtB gene encoding urea ABC transporter permease subunit UrtB; translation: MSTLIEGLFNGISIGSVLLIAALGLAIVFGLMGVINLAHGELMMLGAYATFVVQNVFKPLGEPWFSFYIIVAIPIAFIVSAIVGLILERGAIRFLYGRPLETLLATWGVSLILQQFVRSVNWLLIISIFIFCLLFFGGMQLIKRRADWETMRTKTVGLLLPLSGAVAIALYFLFSQNSALTNAWFSARNVDVTAPAWLRGGVEVFGFQMPYVRLFIIALTILCLIAVYWFLQRSSWGLRIRSVTQNRTMSSCLGIPTAKVDALTFALGSGLAGIAGCAVSLLGSVGPNTGQNYIIDTFMVVVVGGVGNLLGAVIAALGIGIFNYLIGSGSLALFLTTISAPQPLVDFFLFFATSSMAKVMVFALIIIFLQIKPAGLFPQKGRTAEL
- the urtE gene encoding urea ABC transporter ATP-binding subunit UrtE, with amino-acid sequence MVITESIISDRQSTDLMLQVSNLNVYYGESHILRNVDLSIPAGQMVCLIGRNGVGKTTLLKTIMGLLSPRTGDIFFSDRFITKLTPDRRAKLGIGYVPQGREIIPRVSVKDNLLLGLEARPQGRKSQESIPEEIFELFPVLKTMLSRMGGDLSGGQQQQLAIARALMGKPRLLVLDEPTEGIQPSIILEIEAAVKQIIAQTGISVLLVEQHLHFVRQADRYYAMQKGGIVASGSTEELTQEVIQQFLAV